The Gossypium hirsutum isolate 1008001.06 chromosome A03, Gossypium_hirsutum_v2.1, whole genome shotgun sequence genome contains the following window.
aataaagttttaacaAAGTGGTGAATTAAAGGTTTTACTAATGCAATTACTTCaggttcaattttaaatttttattgatttttaatgaaaaagactaaagtactctcaaataatataacttattttaattacggaatgacatttttacaaattaacaaTTGAGTTTGTGACCCTTGAGGGTGACACCAACTCGataaaacacttaaataatagtatagatgtttataaaaaaagttatagaaataattaaaatttatttagaacAAAAATAATgtaatctttttactttttggATTAATgtaaacacaataatttaaatataaaattgaactTAGGGTCCGTATGAAAGCCAGGAAAATGTTTTTCTAGTTTTACggtgtttggaagcttgaaaacatTCTTCCAAAGGGAAAATGTTTTACTAGACACGGGTAAAATGACCTTCAAGTTGGGGAAAATGTCTTACTGATTTCatttctgtaagacattttccatttCCTCTTCATCCAGGTAAGCCTTTTTTTCTTCCATTCTTCAACTTTAagctttctttttcttccatTCTTCAACTTTTTCCATCTCCTTTTTCATCCAGgtaatcttcttcttcttccgtTCTTCAAATCTCTTCCTTTTTTCCTTAGTCCGTCGCATATCTTCTCTTCTCAGGCAAATTTTACACGCTGCTATTTCGTTTCCTATCTTCCCATCTTTCTCAGGATCTCATTCCTCTTCGCAAGGTATGGCATCTTCTTTAATTCtactttttcattttgttttggtgATGGGTTTTGTGATGTGGGGTTGTGGTTTTGGTGCAGGAACTGATATCAGTCGACTGATATCACTGGTGTCAAGAAGCAAGGCTTCCCTTGCCTTAGAGGTATGCATCAATGCATgccattcatgaaccttaaaatactaaaaatttcttTGGCGTAATTATTTACTGAATTCAAAAGTGCAAATTGATTTGATTCTAGTAATTTGATTCAGAAGTGTTTACCAAGTAAAATTAAATAACCATTGGATTGATAAAGTTGTTAAGATGGTGATGTCAATGTACAAGTCTCCTCTTCTGGTTAAGCAACTAGATTTTTCCTATGggataaaagagaaaaagaatagGCAGGCGAAAAAGGAATAGTGGAGAATCTTAGTTAATTGTAGAAATGATACTGGTAGAtttagagaatggcaagtgttgTCTGCTATTGTAATATCAAATAATTGGAAAGGGTAAGTTAGATTTTGTATGGTCCTTGGGGTTCATGTGCTACTTATGGAAGTTGATGGTGAGAAGGCGATGTGTATGTGATCATGATTGTCGAGATTATGTATCTAAGACTTGGTGAAGCTTGGAATCATCATTTTGCAATGGTAGAAATGTGAGTATAAGGGTGTAGTACCATTCTAATGATACCTCCTGCAATCAAACAATTTAAAGTGAAAACACGGAGAGAGGGGCATTTGGCAGTTCTTTGGTTTTGTTGAGCCTTATtgcatttgttaaaaattttcaatggtGTACTTTAGTTAGTTCAAATGTTTAATGGCTTCAATATATCATTTCTTTTCCAGGAATTAGGACATTGAAATGCTTGTCATTCTGCTCTGCTAAATTAGTTGCGACTCTCATTTCTTGTTTAAAGGTGGGGTTAGTGGATTTTcttgtataaatttttttttttgcaatatatATCAGAATTCTCTGCTGTTAATTTTTCTACGTCCAATACAATCACTCTTTGACATGGATATAGTTCATTGCCTGTTTTCAACAAAGTGTTTCCTAACTGCCTGCCTATCTGTCTCTTGTTTTGGCTAATTAATATTTCTCATAATACCCATTGCTGTCATTGCAGAGTATTTTTATTTATAGAGTCATTGTAGAGTATTTTTATTTCTCATAATATGTAAAGAGATGATAGCAATGCCTTTTGGCTACCTTTTTATTCTCATGACCATTCATCTTGGTCAATTACATAAATAAAGAAAGTTGTCTATCACCACATTCCGTTTCATAATGaatcaaccttttttttaaaaaaaaaaagaaaagaaaagaaggaagcaTGGAATGGGTGATAAAGGCAGAAGCTTTACAACTCAAAGATGATGATGACATAGAGTTATGTTGTCTACTTATCTAATCATTCCATGCATCAGTTTGAAACCAAAAGCTTAATTAGGTTTGTTTGGGCCAAGACACGTGTTTTTccgtttattattattttcatctcTTGGAGGTGGGATTAGGAAATGGGAATGTACTAGTACTCATTTTACATCAGCTGCTGTGGGCCACTGCATCTTTATCATCCAACATTTTATGTTTAAAGTATGCTTTGtttaataaacatatataatttctcTCCATCTAGTgatacatttttctattttgattcttaatttttatgtttaaactcACATTCATTTGAGACAGCATGCAGTATTGTAGTTTACTAGAAAACGAATGGAATTGATCCTATTGTTTTACTTTAATGATTGTATTCCATTTTCTCCAAAATCCAAATAACTCTAcctatttattgaatttttgagTGTTTGCCTTAGTTGTTGCTTATGGATGTATGAAGATTCTTGATGCACTCACCTCAAGAGAAATTTTGATTGTGGAAGTTGATGTggaaagttgaagaaaaaattGGACAGGCTTCGAGGAATGTGATCaattatatggttgaatttattttaaaagaaaaatcgaAGCCCTTCGTTTTCAACTTTGTCTTAACCGATCAGTATGAGCTGCAGTTTTTTGTTATGATGTGGATATTGAGTGTTGGGTTTAAATGATTGCTTGATCTTAGCTTGGACTCAGACTAACTTAGACTCAACTGTTAGTATTTAAGgtgaattttttctttaatttttctttcattttttttcttgatcGTAGTTAACCCTTGAAGAAATTATTGCTGAATAAACAAGATTGGTTTAATTCTAaagcaaaaaataaaagcaaTCCTTTTCTTAGCCTTTATTTACTTTTGTTAGGATTGAGCTCTGATTAgatattttgttttgggtttaattgTTGATTCatcttttttctattatttcttcttCGCCTTTATTTGCTTTATTAGGATTGAACTCTGATTagagattttgttttgggtttaattgtttattcatcttttttctattatttcctGGCAGCTCCTTTGTTAGTGAATCTTGTTTCCATGTTAGTTTATTGTACGTTTTAGAAAGATCAGAAATCAAGGAGCTTGGGTTGTGTTATTTAATCAAGAATTGAGAATAGAGGctagaaaataatagaaaaaaaagaagggaataTGAGTGTGTTCATGTACAGTATCTGATAATAACTCCTTAGCTAACAGCTGAAAGCAATGGCCAATAAGAAATTAAGACTTGGCCAATATATGATCTGTGTGGTTACAAAAGGGAATTTAAGCTAACTTTCATCTCAGCAGGTTGCTATGCCTGATTCTCTCCCTTTAGCTCCTTTTGTCAATTTTCTTCTTGTTCTAGGCTGCATTGCCTATAACCTCGGAACCAGCAGTGGTACATCTGTGCTTGAAATAGTTGTTGCTTTTGAGAAAGCTTCTGGAAAGGTTAATGCTATTTGTCAATTCCCATTCAACATCTATTTGCCAATTCCCATTCAACATTCTCTCTCGGCCTCGCTCTCATTTATGCTAATATAAAACTGTTGCTGCTGAAAATATTGCAGAAAATCCCCATTAAACTATGCCCTAGAAGGCTAGGAGATGCTACAGCTGTTTATGCTTCCACTGAAAAAGCTGAAAAAGAACTTGGTTGCAAGTATGTTTACAATCCCATCTTTTTCCTAATAGATTATTCAGTTAACATGGATAATCTTTCAAAAAGAATTTCCAATTACAGTACAAGATAGGTCCTTTTAATCTTAAGAGTCTGTTATATTGCAGAGCAAAATATGGTATAGCAGAGATGTGCAGAGATCAGTGGAAGTGGGCAAGCAACAATCATGGGGATACCAGTCAAAGACTTAGGCTTTAACTAAATACTAATTTTCTTCCCCAGTCTTTTAAAAATGTCTCATAGGGAGAATTAAGTGTACAaatacttgtttaatttaaacaAAACTGATCTTTGATGATCAAAAGTTAGGATTTATCAAATGTTCAAAGATCTTATAAAATTCCTCTGTGTTACATTTATAAGTCTTTGTAAGAGTGATGTTTTTATAATTTCTGGAGTTTAAAAAACAAATGGTTTTAAATTTACCGTAAGGAGTTGACCTAAACAATATCCCTTTCAGCTTTGATCTTCAATCCTATCTATTGGTTGTCTCAATCTTATCTTTgatcaactttttttttccagGATCTCCATATTCACAAAAGTACAACTTAAAGAAACAAGTCGAATTTCAGTTTAATTGAAACAAGCAAAGACTTGAGAGGAAAAAGTTCGAACTAAAGAGTGGAGCAGGTAAATGAACCAGTGAAAGATGAAAGAGAACAACAtgtctaaaaattataaaaatttaagctaatttatttataaataaatcattgcaatatatgtaaaaataatttaaaatataaatttattaatatatgtaaaaatagatttttcgaaaaatatttttaggaattCTGCCAAAcagtagaaaatattttacacagttttatccaaacaccagaaaagtaaatcatttttcggaaaacattttactggcaaacaaacggagccatatattatttataaatgtgataaatcttataaataataaaattcatttaaaatggaaattcaataatataataaatattaaatgttatattagtAAATTCAAAAGTTTCTTCAAActcatgcttttatatatattatttttatgaatttatatttttctaatttattaatttttttaatttttaaaaaatatatatgctaaGTAAATGAGAACTAgtctaatttataataaaattctattaattttgaaaaatagtgaagatgataaaataacatttaaaaaaataaaataaaaagtaagaaaCAACCCATATTAagtaataagataaaataatgtcattcaaatataagttaaaatttcATCTACAAAGAACCATTATTTTAATACTTCATTACATTTGATATAATATTGCATAATAGTAAACAATATGAGcaattatgtaaatatt
Protein-coding sequences here:
- the LOC107886266 gene encoding bifunctional UDP-glucose 4-epimerase and UDP-xylose 4-epimerase 1; the encoded protein is MPDSLPLAPFVNFLLVLGCIAYNLGTSSGTSVLEIVVAFEKASGKKIPIKLCPRRLGDATAVYASTEKAEKELGCKAKYGIAEMCRDQWKWASNNHGDTSQRLRL